The Fibrobacterota bacterium genome has a segment encoding these proteins:
- a CDS encoding phosphatase PAP2 family protein — translation MKTAFALENIDFPVSMIGSRRLSPVRHLRSSARSAVHALVLATLASALAAAAAPPGPYELGKADWIWVPAAVGIGAFGEYQYQQMDPVDTLDLNRNRDLWVFDRWDAGARSRLADLASTGLVAPLMAAPVAAAAWESLHGRQDWNGAIADIVVYSEAQLAGMGLDLWVRSLRIHPRPLVYDRTAPSSDRLKGEASGSFYSNHASTAFLSATYFAYTWSLRHPGEPENPWIWTGALTAAGGVAALRVVAGKHFLSDVVVGGAVGAGLGLIFPWLHRRPGWEAGRVGISLGPDAMPTLSWKF, via the coding sequence ATGAAGACCGCTTTCGCATTGGAAAACATAGATTTCCCTGTCAGCATGATTGGATCCCGCCGCCTCTCCCCAGTACGCCATCTCCGCTCTTCCGCCCGCTCCGCCGTACACGCCTTGGTCCTGGCGACGCTCGCTTCCGCCCTGGCCGCCGCCGCGGCGCCTCCGGGCCCCTATGAACTCGGAAAGGCGGACTGGATCTGGGTTCCCGCCGCCGTCGGCATCGGGGCCTTCGGGGAATACCAGTATCAGCAGATGGATCCGGTCGACACCTTGGATCTGAACCGCAACCGCGACCTATGGGTCTTCGATCGATGGGATGCGGGCGCCCGCTCGCGCCTGGCCGACTTGGCCAGCACCGGCTTGGTAGCGCCTCTGATGGCCGCGCCCGTAGCGGCGGCGGCGTGGGAAAGCCTGCATGGCCGGCAGGATTGGAACGGGGCCATCGCCGATATCGTCGTCTATTCCGAGGCCCAGCTCGCGGGCATGGGGCTGGATCTATGGGTCCGTTCCTTGCGCATCCACCCGCGGCCGTTGGTGTATGATCGAACGGCGCCTTCGTCGGATAGGTTGAAGGGCGAGGCTTCCGGAAGCTTTTATTCGAACCACGCCAGCACCGCCTTCCTATCGGCCACCTATTTCGCCTACACCTGGTCCCTGCGGCATCCGGGCGAACCGGAGAATCCCTGGATTTGGACGGGAGCGTTGACGGCGGCGGGCGGCGTGGCGGCCTTGCGGGTCGTCGCCGGAAAGCACTTCTTGTCGGACGTCGTGGTGGGCGGGGCCGTAGGCGCGGGGCTCGGATTGATTTTCCCCTGGCTGCATCGGCGGCCGGGGTGGGAAGCTGGCCGGGTCGGGATCAGCCTGGGTCCGGATGCGATGCCGACGCTTAGTTGGAAGTTCTGA
- a CDS encoding chorismate-binding protein encodes MKFLLLDNYDSFSHLLFQYLWEAAGEEPLFVRNDEWTLARLREEAWDALVISPGPGHPADRRDFGICGEALRADLGKPVLGICLGLQGLGLAAGASIVPAPAPRHGKPSRIQHNGQGLFAGLPQGFSATRYHSLAIDPATVGPELIVTATAEDDGQIMGARLAGRPAFGVQFHPESIGTEHGKALIANFRDLARASLRIEDGVLGANRPGSVTSTPASATPRTASANPLSASAETLPAPFASAPIVLEARALPWRDPEAAFARWFRQAPAAFWLDSLSEPVPGEARMTYMGSGAALFEAKGGHCRSYAAEGSADSQRGASSRTPDTDSFPVADPFPDADPFVFLETAMRDQVACKLPEALSFPGNFRGGLVGYFGYGLKRFAGSGGPLDAVDADLPDALFVRPDRMLAFDPAGRRAWAFLPCGPEGPTAEARAWLDRVEKEWESFSLPDLALVTDPDFLPASPGSLEGFRLPWRPSLPREDYLERVRLLQAAILRGESYEACLTNELRAECAADAFEVYRCLRRINPAPYAAFLRFPGHDVICASPERFLKLDAEGRLECRPIKGTRPRGVDPASDAAWRDELASHPKDRSENLMIVDLMRNDFSKVCALGTVAAPDLMRVEPHPSVWQLVSTVTGRLAPGRGAPGLGALDAVRACFPAGSMTGAPKKRTMELLESAEGRARGIFSGAFGYLGGDGAMDLGMVIRTLIRVGGEYRIGCGGAILAESDPAAEWAEALLKAAAPMQALEIAAFGAAGGWKTRSG; translated from the coding sequence ATGAAATTCCTGCTCCTGGACAATTACGATTCCTTCAGCCATCTCCTCTTCCAGTACCTCTGGGAAGCCGCGGGCGAGGAGCCTCTTTTCGTCCGCAATGACGAATGGACCTTGGCGCGCTTGCGCGAGGAGGCATGGGACGCGCTGGTGATCTCGCCCGGGCCCGGGCATCCCGCCGATCGGCGCGACTTCGGGATTTGCGGGGAAGCGTTACGGGCCGATCTCGGTAAACCCGTGCTGGGGATCTGTCTGGGGCTGCAAGGATTGGGCCTCGCCGCAGGCGCGTCCATCGTTCCCGCCCCGGCGCCGCGCCACGGCAAACCCTCACGCATCCAGCATAACGGCCAGGGTCTTTTCGCCGGCTTGCCTCAGGGATTTTCTGCCACCCGCTACCATTCCCTGGCCATCGATCCGGCCACGGTGGGACCGGAACTCATCGTCACGGCGACCGCGGAAGACGATGGGCAAATCATGGGGGCCCGCCTGGCCGGCCGCCCTGCCTTCGGGGTGCAATTCCATCCGGAATCGATCGGAACCGAGCATGGCAAAGCCCTGATAGCCAACTTCCGGGACCTGGCGCGGGCCTCGCTGCGGATCGAAGACGGCGTCCTTGGCGCCAATCGACCGGGCTCCGTTACATCCACGCCGGCCTCGGCCACGCCCCGTACGGCCTCCGCCAATCCCCTGTCGGCCTCCGCCGAAACTTTGCCGGCTCCTTTCGCGTCCGCCCCCATCGTCCTGGAAGCCCGGGCCCTGCCCTGGCGCGATCCCGAGGCCGCCTTCGCGCGCTGGTTCCGCCAAGCCCCGGCGGCTTTCTGGCTCGACTCCCTTTCCGAACCGGTTCCCGGCGAAGCCCGCATGACCTATATGGGATCGGGCGCCGCCTTGTTCGAAGCCAAGGGCGGGCATTGCCGGTCTTATGCTGCGGAAGGATCCGCCGACAGCCAGAGGGGCGCATCGTCGCGGACCCCGGATACGGATTCCTTCCCGGTTGCAGATCCCTTCCCGGATGCGGATCCTTTCGTTTTCCTGGAAACGGCAATGCGCGACCAGGTAGCATGCAAGTTACCGGAAGCCTTAAGCTTCCCCGGGAACTTCCGCGGCGGGCTGGTGGGCTATTTCGGTTACGGCCTGAAACGTTTCGCCGGCAGCGGAGGCCCGCTGGACGCCGTCGATGCGGACTTGCCGGACGCCCTTTTCGTCCGCCCGGATCGCATGCTGGCCTTCGATCCCGCCGGACGTAGGGCCTGGGCCTTCCTGCCCTGCGGCCCCGAAGGGCCTACGGCCGAAGCGCGCGCCTGGTTGGACCGCGTCGAAAAGGAGTGGGAATCCTTTTCGCTCCCGGACCTGGCGCTGGTTACCGATCCCGATTTCCTTCCGGCTTCTCCCGGATCCTTGGAAGGTTTCCGTCTGCCTTGGCGGCCTTCGCTTCCGCGCGAGGATTACCTGGAGCGCGTCCGCCTCCTCCAGGCGGCCATCTTGCGCGGCGAATCCTACGAGGCCTGCCTGACCAACGAATTGCGGGCCGAGTGCGCGGCCGACGCCTTCGAGGTCTACCGCTGCCTGCGCCGCATCAACCCCGCGCCCTACGCGGCCTTCCTCCGCTTCCCCGGCCATGATGTCATCTGCGCTTCCCCCGAACGTTTCCTGAAGCTCGATGCGGAGGGCCGCCTGGAATGCCGTCCCATCAAGGGCACGCGCCCGCGCGGCGTCGATCCGGCCAGCGATGCGGCCTGGCGGGACGAACTGGCTTCGCATCCCAAGGATCGATCCGAGAACCTGATGATCGTGGATCTGATGCGGAACGACTTCTCCAAGGTCTGCGCCTTGGGCACGGTGGCGGCTCCCGATCTGATGCGGGTCGAGCCCCATCCCAGCGTTTGGCAATTGGTTTCCACGGTGACCGGGCGCTTGGCCCCGGGGCGGGGGGCCCCGGGACTGGGGGCCTTGGACGCGGTGCGGGCCTGTTTCCCCGCCGGGTCCATGACGGGCGCGCCCAAGAAGCGGACCATGGAGCTCCTGGAGTCGGCGGAGGGCCGCGCGCGCGGGATCTTTTCGGGGGCCTTCGGCTACCTGGGCGGCGATGGAGCGATGGATCTGGGCATGGTCATCCGCACCCTGATCCGCGTGGGCGGGGAGTACCGCATCGGTTGCGGCGGCGCCATTTTGGCGGAATCGGATCCCGCGGCGGAGTGGGCGGAGGCCCTGCTTAAGGCGGCGGCCCCCATGCAAGCCTTGGAAATAGCCGCCTTCGGGGCCGCGGGAGGCTGGAAAACGCGATCGGGATAG
- a CDS encoding EAL domain-containing protein produces the protein MPSKDRAIAATSRDPATAIPDWRPGPDGSAANGSAPGAAALAGLLAAAQEALRESEERHRRVSEELRHRIRFEDLITSISTHFIHLPGDRIDMGINYGLRALAEFAQVDRSYIFLFSPDGSRVDNAYEWCARGIAPQIKRLQGLEASRFPWFMERILALRTVHVSDLSELPPEAAAEREEFEREGIRSLVIVPMAHRGSVRGYLGFDSVRVRQDWTEANIQVLRMAGEIFVSALERKRVDHALSEAKARYLNIFENAVEGIFQSTAEGRFLGANPALARLLGYADAREMIGSVQDIGTELYVDPSRRAEFLRTLGERGRVTEFESQARRKDGTVIIISENARAVAKADGSLDYCEGTVMDVTQRKRMEEQLIHESLHDTLTGLPNRVLLLERLGRAIERARRNPGAPCAVLALDLDRFKFINDSMGHSQGDRLLTAFSRRLEAILPEGTTLARLGGDEFCVLLEDLSDVKLAPALADRVLEALSLPFDIEGREIYAAASIGIAFAGDSAAAPGELLRAADTAMHRAKAAGKGRYEVFDASMHAKAVRIMTLENNLRKALERSEFRLHYQPIVSLVNRHLMGFEALIRWQHPELGMVSPADFIPLAEDTGLIISIGRWVLWQSLRQLAEWQRVFADGKHLTMSVNLSGKQLQDPDLLRQIQGILKEAGVEPGSLKLEVTESAIMENPEQAAAILTGLRDMGVQLSLDDFGTGYSSLSYLHRFPFHDLKIDRSFVSKLEAGDKDAEIVKVINSLAKNLGMDVVAEGIETEAQWSLLHDLACRYGQGYYFSKPLEGSAASKLIESGGFPARGPQMPPIPALPPAVGL, from the coding sequence ATGCCCAGTAAGGATAGGGCGATTGCGGCGACTTCCCGCGATCCCGCCACGGCTATTCCCGATTGGCGACCGGGGCCGGATGGTTCGGCCGCGAATGGATCGGCCCCGGGCGCTGCGGCCCTTGCCGGCCTGCTGGCCGCCGCGCAAGAAGCCCTGCGGGAAAGCGAGGAGCGGCATCGCCGCGTGAGCGAAGAGCTCCGCCATCGCATCCGCTTCGAAGACCTCATCACTTCCATCTCCACCCACTTCATCCATCTGCCCGGCGATCGCATCGATATGGGCATCAACTACGGCCTACGCGCCTTGGCGGAATTCGCCCAGGTGGATCGCAGCTACATCTTCTTGTTCTCCCCCGATGGGTCGCGGGTGGACAATGCCTATGAATGGTGCGCGCGGGGAATCGCCCCCCAGATAAAGCGATTGCAAGGCCTGGAGGCTTCGCGCTTCCCTTGGTTCATGGAACGGATCCTCGCATTGCGCACGGTCCACGTATCCGATTTGTCGGAATTGCCCCCGGAGGCGGCAGCCGAACGCGAAGAGTTCGAACGGGAAGGCATCCGCTCGCTGGTGATCGTCCCCATGGCGCATCGCGGTTCGGTGCGCGGATACCTGGGCTTCGATTCGGTGCGAGTCCGCCAGGATTGGACCGAGGCCAATATCCAGGTGCTGCGCATGGCGGGGGAGATTTTCGTCAGCGCCCTCGAAAGAAAACGAGTGGATCACGCCTTGAGCGAAGCCAAGGCCCGCTACCTCAACATTTTCGAGAACGCGGTGGAGGGCATCTTCCAATCTACCGCGGAAGGGCGCTTCCTGGGCGCGAACCCGGCCCTGGCGCGCCTCTTGGGGTACGCCGACGCGCGCGAGATGATCGGATCGGTGCAAGACATCGGCACGGAGCTGTACGTGGATCCTTCGCGGCGCGCGGAATTCCTGCGCACGCTGGGTGAGCGCGGGCGCGTCACCGAATTCGAGTCCCAGGCCCGCCGCAAGGACGGGACCGTCATCATCATTTCCGAGAATGCCCGCGCCGTGGCCAAAGCCGACGGCAGCCTCGATTACTGCGAAGGCACGGTGATGGACGTGACCCAGCGCAAGCGCATGGAAGAACAGCTCATCCATGAATCGCTGCACGACACCCTCACGGGCCTTCCCAACCGCGTCCTGCTCCTGGAACGCCTGGGGCGCGCCATCGAACGCGCGCGCCGCAACCCCGGCGCGCCTTGCGCCGTACTGGCGTTGGATCTGGATCGTTTCAAATTCATCAACGATAGCATGGGCCACAGCCAAGGGGACCGCTTGCTGACGGCTTTCTCCCGGCGCTTGGAAGCCATCCTACCGGAAGGCACGACCCTCGCCCGCTTGGGCGGCGACGAGTTCTGCGTCCTCTTGGAGGATTTGTCGGACGTTAAGCTGGCGCCTGCCCTGGCGGATCGCGTGCTGGAGGCGCTTTCGCTTCCCTTCGATATCGAGGGACGCGAAATCTACGCGGCCGCCAGCATCGGCATCGCCTTCGCGGGGGACAGCGCGGCGGCTCCCGGCGAACTCTTGCGCGCCGCTGATACGGCCATGCATCGCGCCAAAGCCGCGGGCAAGGGGCGGTACGAAGTCTTCGACGCTTCCATGCACGCCAAAGCCGTCCGCATCATGACCTTGGAGAACAACCTGCGCAAGGCGCTGGAACGGTCGGAGTTCCGCCTGCATTACCAGCCCATCGTTTCCCTCGTGAACCGGCACCTGATGGGCTTCGAAGCGCTCATCCGTTGGCAGCATCCCGAGCTAGGCATGGTTTCGCCCGCCGATTTCATTCCCCTGGCCGAAGACACCGGGTTGATCATTTCTATCGGTCGCTGGGTGCTCTGGCAATCCCTCCGGCAATTGGCCGAATGGCAGCGCGTGTTCGCGGATGGCAAGCATCTTACGATGAGCGTGAACCTTTCTGGCAAGCAATTGCAGGATCCCGATCTGCTGCGGCAGATCCAGGGCATCCTCAAGGAGGCGGGCGTGGAGCCGGGTTCGCTCAAGCTGGAAGTCACCGAGAGCGCCATCATGGAGAATCCCGAACAGGCGGCGGCCATCCTGACGGGGCTGCGCGACATGGGCGTGCAATTGAGCCTGGACGACTTCGGTACCGGTTATTCCTCTCTCAGCTACCTGCATCGCTTCCCCTTCCACGATCTTAAGATCGATCGCTCCTTCGTTTCCAAGCTCGAAGCCGGGGACAAGGACGCGGAAATCGTGAAGGTGATCAACTCGCTGGCGAAGAACCTGGGGATGGACGTGGTGGCGGAAGGCATCGAGACCGAAGCGCAGTGGTCCCTGCTCCACGATCTGGCCTGCCGCTACGGCCAGGGCTACTACTTCTCCAAACCGTTGGAAGGATCGGCCGCGAGCAAGCTGATCGAGTCCGGCGGATTCCCGGCGCGCGGGCCGCAGATGCCGCCTATTCCGGCGCTTCCGCCGGCAGTCGGCCTCTAA
- a CDS encoding flagellin gives MRINHNISSMIGQGALETQQNALSKSLEKLSTGMRINRASDDAAGLSVSESLRSKIRGMGRAKSNAEDGIALLQIADGATGEMNNILQRLRELAIQSSTDTMTTTERAYTDKEFGQLMNEMSRISSSASYNGMTLLDGAAGSFGVSGGSASVLHIGAGSSNAVDRISITINAMTLGALGMSAATTSVSTSAGALAALSVIDSAVRSVNTMRSDIGAYVNRLEFAISNLGNQIYNTQDAESRIRDVDFAQETTEFTRAQILSQSATSMLAQANQVPQGVLSLLKG, from the coding sequence GGCGCTGGAAACCCAGCAGAACGCCCTGAGCAAATCCCTTGAAAAACTGTCCACCGGCATGCGGATCAACCGTGCTTCGGACGATGCCGCCGGCCTCTCGGTCTCCGAGTCGCTACGTAGCAAGATCCGCGGCATGGGCCGCGCCAAAAGCAACGCCGAGGACGGCATCGCGCTTTTGCAAATCGCGGACGGGGCCACGGGAGAGATGAACAACATCCTCCAACGGCTGCGGGAACTGGCGATCCAAAGTTCCACCGATACCATGACCACCACGGAGCGCGCTTATACCGATAAGGAATTCGGGCAGCTCATGAATGAAATGTCGCGGATATCCAGCTCCGCATCGTACAACGGTATGACCTTGCTGGACGGGGCGGCGGGATCCTTCGGGGTTTCCGGCGGCTCCGCTTCCGTACTGCATATCGGCGCGGGATCCAGCAATGCCGTTGATCGCATCAGCATTACCATCAATGCCATGACCCTGGGCGCATTGGGAATGAGCGCCGCCACCACCTCGGTGTCCACATCGGCCGGCGCGCTCGCGGCCCTGTCCGTGATCGATTCCGCCGTGCGTTCGGTGAACACCATGCGTTCGGACATCGGCGCCTACGTGAACCGGCTGGAGTTCGCCATCAGCAACCTGGGCAACCAGATCTATAACACGCAGGATGCGGAAAGCCGCATCCGGGACGTGGACTTCGCGCAGGAAACCACCGAATTCACCCGCGCCCAGATCCTCAGCCAGAGCGCGACGTCGATGTTGGCGCAGGCCAATCAGGTCCCGCAAGGCGTGCTCAGCCTGCTGAAAGGCTGA